In one Lolium rigidum isolate FL_2022 chromosome 3, APGP_CSIRO_Lrig_0.1, whole genome shotgun sequence genomic region, the following are encoded:
- the LOC124695182 gene encoding protein NODULATION SIGNALING PATHWAY 2-like translates to MDVTMEDVIGELEISGCSSITTSPSSSSLDDGMGLYPWNALSPVGDWGAFCSDDGTGHDLHGLIESMLCDDSLIGADHLALFPDGPSCSNPSSTTTTNPGTPVQLDDLQQECNPEKGLRLLHLLMAAAEALSGPHKSRELARVILVRLKDMVSATGANAGASNMERLAAHFTDALQGLLDGSHAVAGRQSAVAASHHNTGDVLTAFQMLQDMSPYMKFGHFTANQAILEAVAGDRRVHIVDYDLAEGIQWSSLMQAMTSRPDGVSPPHLRITAVTRGGGGGARAVQEAGRRLAAFAGSIGQPFSFGHCRLDSDEMFRPATVRLVKGETLVGNCILHQAAATTSIRRPPGSVASFLTGMAALGAKVVTVVEEEGEAEKENEEEAAGGFVGRFMEELHRYSAVWDSLEAGFPTQSRVRGLVERVILAPNIAGAVSRAYRGMDGADGEGRRGWGEWMRGSGFKAVPLSCFNHSQARLLLGLFNDGYTVEETTPNKIVLGWKARRLLSASVWAPPPLSVPSSPAEGAFQTMGMAPASLGFSRTEFDFIDSFLVEPAYALV, encoded by the coding sequence ATGGACGTGACCATGGAGGATGTGATCGGGGAGCTCGAGATCTCCGGCTGCAGCTCCATCaccacctccccctcctcctcctccctcgacGACGGCATGGGGCTGTATCCCTGGAATGCGCTTTCCCCAGTCGGCGACTGGGGCGCCTTCTGCTCCGACGACGGCACCGGCCATGACCTCCACGGCCTCATCGAGTCCATGCTCTGCGACGACTCGCTCATCGGCGCCGACCACCTGGCCTTGTTCCCGGACGGGCCATCCTGCTCCAACccgagcagcaccaccaccacgaaCCCCGGCACGCCCGTGCAGCTAGACGACCTGCAGCAGGAGTGCAACCCCGAGAAGGGCCTCCGGCTGCTGCACCTGCTCATGGCGGCCGCCGAGGCGCTCTCCGGCCCGCACAAGAGCCGGGAGCTGGCACGGGTGATATTGGTTCGGCTCAAGGACATGGTCTCCGCCACCGGCGCCAACGCCGGCGCCTCCAACATGGAGCGCCTCGCCGCGCACTTCACCGACGCGCTCCAGGGCCTCCTCGACGGCTCCCACGCCGTCGCCGGCAGGCAGTCCGCTGTCGCCGCCTCCCACCACAACACCGGCGACGTGCTCACCGCATTTCAGATGCTCCAGGACATGTCGCCCTACATGAAGTTCGGCCACTTCACCGCAAACCAGGCGATCCTCGAGGCGGTGGCCGGCGACCGGCGCGTCCACATCGTTGACTACGACCTCGCCGAGGGCATCCAGTGGTCGTCCCTGATGCAGGCCATGACTTCGCGCCCAGACGGCGTGTCGCCTCCCCACCTGCGCATCACCGCTGTCACgagaggcggtggtggcggcgcgcgggCGGTCCAGGAGGCCGGGCGGCGGCTTGCGGCCTTCGCGGGGTCCATCGGGCAGCCCTTCTCGTTCGGCCATTGCCGTTTGGACTCGGACGAGATGTTCAGGCCGGCGACGGTCCGATTGGTCAAGGGGGAGACGCTCGTGGGCAACTGCATACTCCACCAAGCCGCGGCGACGACCAGCATCAGACGGCCGCCTGGCTCGGTGGCGTCGTTCTTGACCGGCATGGCCGCGCTCGGTGCCaaggtggtgacggtggtggaggaagaaggggaAGCGGAGAAGGagaacgaggaggaggcggcgggcggctTCGTGGGCCGGTTCATGGAGGAGCTGCACCGGTATTCGGCAGTGTGGGACTCGCTGGAGGCCGGGTTCCCGACGCAGAGCCGGGTGCGCGGCCTGGTGGAGCGGGTCATCCTCGCCCCCAACATCGCCGGCGCCGTGAGCCGCGCGTACCGAGGGATGGACGGCGCCGACGGCGAGGGGAGGCGCGGGTGGGGAGAGTGGATGCGCGGGAGCGGGTTCAAGGCCGTGCCGCTCAGCTGCTTCAACCACAGCCAGGCCAGGCTACTCCTCGGCCTGTTCAACGACGGGTACACGGTGGAGGAGACGACACCGAACAAGATCGTGCTCGGCTGGAAGGCCCGGCGGCTGCTCTCGGCGTCCGtatgggcgccgccgccgctctccgtGCCGTCGTCGCCGGCGGAAGGGGCGTTCCAGACCATGGGGATGGCACCGGCCAGCCTCGGCTTTAGCCGGACGGAGTTCGACTTCATCGACTCCTTCCTAGTAGAGCCTGCGTACGCGCTAGTCTGA